In Bradysia coprophila strain Holo2 unplaced genomic scaffold, BU_Bcop_v1 contig_350, whole genome shotgun sequence, a genomic segment contains:
- the LOC119081138 gene encoding uncharacterized protein LOC119081138: MYSKSNSTITNWIVKYENSGSVTRSVGTRMPSKFDADKKQWILRLYHENPILYLDEARQQFQIRFNLSISTSHICHILHENNMSWKTLEKRAIQIKDSEILKFMAELCAIDWDYSNLVFLDEVSIDNQGLLRTKGYGIIGERLLYRGEFVRKPRMSMLAFVGQNGILETYTTEGTFNRLKFFAYCKDFALSGGCAKYPGRNSVWILDGAKIHCHPSIIRYIRSLGIIPIFLPAYCPFFNPIEYVFGIVKKHLKRRSAGKKIDMEILVNDEFTRMRDFSCTKLFKKCGYVMSGKFDPAVAYQQSVKDLGFK; this comes from the coding sequence ATGTACAGCAAAAGCAATTCGACGATCACCAATTGGATTGTAAAATACGAAAACTCTGGTTCAGTGACTCGATCGGTGGGAACACGCATGCCGTCAAAGTTTGATGCAGACAAGAAACAGTGGATTCTACGACTGTATCACGAAAATCCAATCCTGTACCTCGATGAAGCAAGGCAGCAGTTCCAAATCCGTTTCAACTTGTCAATATCAACGTCTCATATATGCCATATTCTTCATGAAAACAACATGTCGTGGAAAACTCTGGAAAAAAGAGCGATACAGATCAAGGACTCGGAGATTTTGAAATTCATGGCCGAGCTCTGTGCTATTGATTGGGATTACAGTAATCTGGTCTTTTTAGACGAAGTCTCAATCGATAACCAGGGATTGTTGCGCACAAAGGGATATGGAATTATCGGTGAGCGGCTTCTCTACCGCGGAGAATTCGTCAGAAAACCACGCATGTCGATGCTGGCATTCGTTGGACAAAATGGGATTTTGGAGACTTATACAACCGAGGGCACTTTCAATCGGTTAAAGTTTTTTGCTTACTGTAAAGACTTTGCGCTGTCAGGAGGCTGCGCGAAATACCCTGGACGAAACTCGGTATGGATATTGGATGGTGCCAAAATCCATTGCCATCCGAGCATTATACGTTACATTCGATCACTTGGAATCATACCTATATTCCTACCCGCGTATTGCCCATTCTTCAATCCCATTGAATACGTTTTTGGAATAGTAAAGAAACATCTGAAGCGAAGGTCTGCTGGCAAGAAAATCGACATGGAAATTTTGGTCAACGACGAATTCACACGAATGCGAGACTTTTCATGCacgaaattgttcaaaaaatgtgGATACGTTATGAGCGGAAAATTTGATCCTGCCGTTGCCTATCAGCAGTCTGTAAAGGATCTTGGTTTCAAATAA
- the LOC119081114 gene encoding A-agglutinin anchorage subunit-like: MTRCGTCVDKTLTWIGLHKRLTFFAILSFALFISTISLAATNNRLRRELRDARAASDDTNTSPIDDTSTSPSDDTSTSPSDDTTTLQSEDTSTSPSDDTTTLTSEDTPPSQASDTTPSSTDATPPSTDATPSSTDATPSSTDATPSSTDATPSSTDTTPSAATTETP, translated from the exons cTTGGATTGGCTTACATAAACGGCTGACATTCTTTGCAATACTTTCGTTCGCACTTTTCATCTCTACAATTTCCTTGG ctGCTACAAATAATAGGCTACGTAGAGAGCTTAGAGATGCTAGAGCAGCCTCAGATGATACCAACACATCACCAATTGACGATACTTCCACATCACCAAGTGACGATACATCCACATCACCAAGTGACGATACAACCACATTACAAAGTGAAGATACTTCCACTTCACCAAGTGACGATACTACCACATTAACAAGTGAGGATACGCCCCCATCACAAGCTAGTGATACGACCCCATCATCAACTGATGCGACCCCACCATCAACTGATGCGACTCCATCATCAACTGATGCGACCCCATCATCAACTGATGCGACCCCATCATCAACTGATGCGACCCCATCATCAACTGATACGACCCCATCAGCAGCCACAACAGAAACACCATAA